The proteins below come from a single Demetria terragena DSM 11295 genomic window:
- a CDS encoding HelD family protein: protein MPDHPPDTSGPSELAREQHYLDHARAQLARMRAAVERLDASKASDADSGIALGEALARRVAALQDDPRTTLFFGRVDTVDDEAWYIGRRHVSDAHGEPVVIDWRAPVSTAFYRASRTAPMGVVRRRRFGVDRGALTAIEDENLVENVAPQKNSHILAAEIERPRSGPMRDIVATIQPEQDIIVRADVGTTICVQGAPGTGKTAVGLHRAAWLLYSFRDRLDRSGVLVVGPNAAFLDHVSAVLPALGEARVGHDTLETLLQHGRVRAVDSAEVAVLKGDSRLAEVVRRAVWAHVRAATEPLVVPRGVRKWRIPAYDVQEILDELMSRGVRYEAARAMLPQRLAHAVLLKLERSGESPDDRVQDTVARSAPMKAYVSSIWPAIDAQAVLFGLWSNEEALAQAADGILSPEKQALLRWDKAPRTKGAARWTDADMALLDEITDQVQRTPSLGHVVLDEAQDLSPMQLRAVGRRSSTGSLTVLGDIAQGTTPWSTTSWEESMAHLGKSDYHLEVLDRGFRVPAAVIEYAAQLLPHMAPGLGMPVSVRDNPGRLDIVPTSTADLHQELVRRVLDAQREPGSIGIIAPDAQIEQPCASLTAAKVPFGRLDQDHGDGEDHDVQVVPASVAKGLEFDTVLVLEPRAIAEAEPDARTGLRRLYVVLTRAVSTLVVLHSEPLPEALSRT, encoded by the coding sequence ATGCCAGATCATCCGCCAGATACCAGCGGGCCGAGTGAGTTGGCCCGCGAACAGCACTACCTCGACCACGCCCGCGCCCAACTGGCCCGCATGCGCGCGGCCGTCGAACGTCTCGATGCCAGCAAGGCCAGCGATGCAGACTCAGGCATCGCTCTCGGTGAGGCTCTGGCGCGCCGGGTCGCCGCGCTCCAGGACGACCCCCGAACGACGTTGTTCTTCGGCCGGGTCGACACCGTCGACGACGAAGCCTGGTACATCGGACGGCGGCACGTCTCCGACGCACACGGCGAACCCGTGGTCATCGATTGGCGAGCGCCAGTCTCGACGGCCTTCTACCGAGCATCCCGTACGGCACCCATGGGTGTCGTACGACGCCGCCGGTTCGGTGTCGACCGCGGCGCTCTCACCGCGATCGAGGATGAGAACCTCGTCGAGAACGTTGCGCCACAAAAGAATTCGCACATTCTCGCTGCAGAGATTGAGCGTCCGCGCAGTGGCCCGATGCGCGACATTGTCGCGACCATCCAACCCGAGCAGGACATCATTGTGCGCGCTGATGTCGGAACCACCATCTGCGTGCAGGGCGCACCGGGGACCGGGAAGACCGCCGTGGGACTACACCGCGCTGCATGGCTCCTCTACTCCTTCCGTGACCGCCTCGACCGTTCTGGTGTGCTCGTCGTTGGACCCAACGCGGCCTTTCTCGATCACGTGAGCGCCGTCCTGCCCGCACTCGGCGAGGCGCGGGTCGGCCATGACACCCTCGAGACCCTTCTCCAGCACGGCCGCGTACGTGCCGTGGACTCTGCTGAAGTCGCTGTCCTTAAAGGTGATTCGCGCCTTGCAGAGGTAGTCCGCCGCGCGGTGTGGGCCCACGTACGCGCCGCCACCGAGCCCTTGGTCGTCCCTCGCGGCGTCCGCAAATGGCGGATTCCCGCCTACGACGTGCAGGAAATCCTGGATGAGTTGATGAGCCGCGGCGTGCGCTACGAGGCAGCGCGCGCGATGCTCCCGCAGCGCCTCGCGCACGCCGTCTTGCTCAAACTCGAGCGCTCCGGCGAGTCTCCTGACGACCGGGTGCAAGACACCGTCGCGCGGTCAGCGCCGATGAAGGCATACGTGTCCTCGATCTGGCCTGCCATCGACGCACAGGCCGTGCTCTTCGGGTTGTGGTCCAACGAGGAAGCACTGGCCCAGGCCGCCGACGGGATCCTGAGCCCTGAGAAGCAGGCTCTCCTGCGCTGGGACAAGGCGCCGCGCACCAAGGGCGCTGCACGCTGGACTGATGCCGACATGGCACTCCTTGACGAGATCACCGACCAGGTGCAGCGCACCCCGAGCCTCGGCCACGTCGTTCTGGATGAGGCGCAGGATCTCTCGCCTATGCAACTGCGCGCTGTCGGCCGACGCAGTTCGACAGGCTCACTCACCGTCCTCGGCGACATTGCGCAGGGCACCACCCCGTGGTCCACCACCTCGTGGGAGGAGTCCATGGCGCACCTGGGCAAATCGGATTACCACCTTGAGGTCCTCGACCGCGGTTTCCGAGTGCCCGCCGCGGTGATCGAGTACGCCGCGCAACTGTTGCCACACATGGCCCCAGGGCTGGGGATGCCAGTATCCGTGCGAGACAACCCTGGTCGGCTCGACATCGTGCCGACGTCAACCGCCGACCTACACCAGGAACTGGTTCGGCGGGTGCTCGACGCTCAGCGCGAGCCTGGTTCGATTGGCATCATCGCCCCAGATGCGCAGATTGAGCAGCCCTGCGCGTCGTTGACCGCCGCGAAGGTTCCCTTTGGACGGCTCGACCAGGACCATGGTGATGGGGAAGACCATGACGTGCAGGTCGTCCCCGCCTCGGTGGCGAAAGGTCTGGAGTTCGACACGGTGCTCGTCCTTGAGCCGCGAGCCATCGCCGAGGCTGAACCAGACGCCCGAACTGGGCTGCGACGCCTCTATGTGGTGCTGACTCGTGCGGTCTCGACGTTGGTCGTACTACACAGCGAGCCTCTGCCGGAGGCACTCAGTCGCACCTAG